In the genome of Candoia aspera isolate rCanAsp1 chromosome 1, rCanAsp1.hap2, whole genome shotgun sequence, one region contains:
- the CHRM3 gene encoding muscarinic acetylcholine receptor M3: MIPSSNSTITSLVPNVSTFWIRDFQRKGLPNEAPLFTSTYGPSHSNESLFFTTVDMTNVSNVPPDPLGGHAVWQVVLIAFLTGILALVTIIGNILVIVAFKVNKQLKTVNNYFLLSLACADLIIGIISMNLFTTYLIMGRWALGDLACDLWLSIDYVASNASVMNLLVISFDRYFSITRPLTYRAKRTTRRAAVMIGLAWVISFILWAPAILFWQYFVGKRTVEEGECYIQFLNEPVLTFGTAIAAFYLPVTIMSILYWRIYKETEKRTKELAGLQASGSEAEAACFVNQTGSSRSCSSYELQQQNTKRTKRRKYGGCNFWMTSKSWKPSSDQVDQEHSSSDSWNNNDGNASLENSASSDEDDIASDTRAIYSIVLKLPGHSTILNSTKLPSTEDLPGSEDELQKLDTELKEQKPKRLHLQKSMDDGNLQKCFPKLPVQPGSAVYTGKASDCISTGAKAPTALPLSFKEATLAKKFALKTRSQITKRKRMSLIKEKKAAQTLSAILFAFIITWTPYNIMVLVNTFCKCIPKTFWNLGYWLCYINSTVNPMCYALCNKTFRTTFKMLLLCQCDKRKRRKQQYQQRPSVIFHKRIPREAS; this comes from the coding sequence ATGATCCCATCTAGCAACAGCACAATCACTTCGTTGGTTCCAAATGTGAGCACCTTCTGGATTCGAGACTTCCAAAGAAAAGGGCTTCCCAATGAAGCTCCACTGTTCACTAGCACCTATGGCCCGTCTCATTCAAATGAGAGCCTTTTCTTCACTACTGTGGACATGACCAATGTGTCAAATGTTCCTCCTGATCCTCTGGGAGGACATGCTGTCTGGCAAGTTGTCCTGATTGCTTTCCTCACTGGCATTCTGGCCCTTGTCACCATCATCGGGAACATCCTGGTGATTGTGGCATTTAAAGTCAACAAACAACTGAAAACGGTTAACAATTACTTTTTATTGAGTCTTGCTTGTGCAGACCTGATAATTGGTATTATTTCCATGAACCTTTTCACCACATATCTAATCATGGGCCGCTGGGCTTTGGGAGACTTGGCCTGTGACCTATGGCTCTCCATTGACTATGTGGCAAGCAATGCTTCTGTCATGAATCTGCTGGTCATCAGTTTTGACAGATATTTTTCCATCACGAGGCCACTTACCTATAGAGCTAAACGAACAACCAGAAGGGCTGCAGTGATGATTGGCTTAGCTTGGGTCATCTCATTCATCCTTTGGGCTCCTGCTATTCTGTTCTGGCAATATTTTGTTGGGAAGCGGACTGTTGAAGAGGGTGAATGTTATATCCAGTTCCTAAATGAACCTGTCCTCACTTTCGGCACTGCCATAGCTGCCttttatttgccagttaccatTATGAGTATTTTGTACTGGAGGATATACAAGGAGACAGAGAAACGTACCAAAGAGTTAGCAGGACTCCAGGCTTCTGGCAGTGAGGCTGAGGCAGCATGTTTTGTCAACCAAACAGGAAGTTCTAGAAGCTGCAGCAGTTATGAACTGCAGCAGCAGAACACAAAACGTACCAAGCGAAGAAAATATGGAGGCTGCAACTTCTGGATGACATCCAAGAGCTGGAAACCCAGTTCAGATCAAGTTGATCAGGAGCATAGCAGCAGTGACAGCTGGAACAACAATGATGGCAATGCATCCCTTGAGAACTCTGCCTCTTCTGATGAAGATGACATTGCCTCAGACACTCGAGCCATCTACTCCATTGTACTAAAGCTTCCAGGACATAGTACAATTCTCAACTCTACAAAACTGCCTTCAACGGAAGATCTGCCAGGGTCAGAGGATGAACTGCAGAAGTTGGACACAGAGTTGAAGGAGCAGAAACCAAAAAGGCTTCATCTACAAAAGAGCATGGATGATGGGAATTTACAGAAATGCTTTCCCAAACTTCCAGTTCAACCAGGATCTGCAGTATACACAGGAAAGGCTTCAGACTGCATTTCAACAGGGGCAAAGGCACCTACTGCCTTACCTTTGTCATTCAAGGAAGCCACCCTGGCCAAGAAGTTTGCCTTGAAGACAAGAAGTCAGATCACCAAACGAAAGCGAATGTCACtaatcaaagaaaagaaagctgcACAGACACTTAGTGCCATTTTGTTTGCCTTCATTATCACCTGGACCCCATACAATATCATGGTCCTGGTAAACACATTTTGTAAATGTATCCCCAAAACATTTTGGAACCTGGGGTACTGGCTTTGCTACATCAATAGTACAGTGAACCCTATGTGCTATGCACTCtgtaataaaacattcagaaCGACATTCAAGATGTTACTGCTCTGTCAGTGTGACAAACGTAAACGGCGTAAGCAACAATATCAGCAGAGACCATCAGTCATTTTTCATAAGCGGATTCCCCGGGAAGCTTCATAG